Proteins from a single region of Chryseobacterium sp. W4I1:
- the argS gene encoding arginine--tRNA ligase, producing the protein MNIKDIIEKKLSEVILNVYQLKEINLEIQENKTEFEGDFTIVTFPLVKQLKKNPERIGVELGEALTEQSDMFESFNVVKGFLNVKVKNQLFVDNFTSVSTGFDVIEKKNSTVMVEYSSPNTNKPLHLGHVRNNLLGFSVAQILKEVGYEVIKSQIINDRGIHICKSMLAWEKFGHGETAETTDTKGDKFVGNYYVEFDKNYKKEIAELVGQGIEEEQAKKEAPLIKEAQKMLIDWENGDERVRDLWKEMNSWVYKGFNETYQRLGVDFDQVQYESNTYILGKDLIQEGLEKGILYQKEDGSVWCDLTDEGLDQKLLLRSDGTSVYMTQDLGTAVERFKQNDIQKLIYTVGNEQDYHFQVLFKIMKKLGYSWADQLFHLSYGMVELPEGKMKSREGTVVDADDLMAEMHETAKLKAIEQGKLEGLSEDAKVASYEIIGMGALKYFMLKVDPKKKMLFNPAESIEFNGNTGPFIQYTYARTQSLLAKADYQYKEISEVDLNAFEKELIMLLANYKTIVERAAEVLSPALVANYVYDLAKSYNSFYQSNIILKLEDENLKQFRLNLSDLTAKTIKKSLALLGIKTVNRM; encoded by the coding sequence ATGAATATTAAAGATATTATAGAAAAGAAACTTTCCGAGGTTATTTTAAATGTATATCAGTTAAAAGAAATCAATCTGGAGATTCAGGAAAATAAGACGGAATTTGAAGGTGATTTTACTATTGTAACATTTCCATTGGTAAAACAGCTGAAAAAAAATCCGGAACGTATTGGCGTTGAATTGGGTGAAGCTTTGACGGAACAGTCAGATATGTTTGAAAGCTTTAATGTGGTAAAAGGGTTCCTTAATGTTAAAGTAAAGAACCAGCTCTTTGTGGATAACTTCACATCTGTGAGCACCGGCTTTGATGTCATAGAAAAGAAAAATTCAACGGTGATGGTTGAATATTCTTCCCCAAATACCAACAAACCACTACACCTGGGGCATGTCAGAAATAATTTATTGGGCTTTTCTGTTGCGCAGATTCTTAAAGAAGTAGGATATGAGGTGATCAAATCTCAGATCATTAATGACAGAGGAATTCATATCTGTAAATCAATGCTGGCTTGGGAGAAATTTGGGCATGGAGAGACTGCGGAAACTACCGACACAAAAGGAGATAAGTTTGTAGGGAACTATTATGTAGAATTTGACAAGAACTATAAAAAAGAAATTGCTGAACTTGTAGGACAGGGAATAGAAGAAGAGCAGGCTAAAAAAGAGGCTCCCCTGATCAAAGAAGCGCAGAAAATGCTTATCGACTGGGAAAACGGAGATGAGAGAGTAAGAGATCTGTGGAAAGAAATGAATTCCTGGGTTTATAAAGGATTTAACGAAACGTATCAGAGACTTGGAGTAGATTTTGACCAGGTTCAGTATGAGAGCAATACTTATATTTTAGGAAAAGATCTAATCCAGGAAGGATTGGAGAAAGGCATTCTTTATCAGAAAGAAGACGGCTCCGTATGGTGCGACCTTACCGATGAAGGTCTTGATCAGAAGCTGCTGCTCCGTTCAGACGGAACTTCGGTTTATATGACTCAGGATCTTGGAACGGCCGTTGAACGCTTTAAGCAAAATGATATTCAGAAATTGATTTATACAGTTGGAAACGAGCAGGATTATCATTTCCAGGTTTTATTCAAAATCATGAAGAAGCTGGGATATTCTTGGGCAGATCAGTTATTCCATCTTTCTTACGGAATGGTAGAACTTCCTGAAGGCAAAATGAAATCACGTGAAGGAACTGTTGTAGATGCTGATGATCTTATGGCAGAGATGCACGAAACAGCAAAGTTAAAAGCTATAGAACAAGGTAAGCTTGAAGGTCTTTCGGAAGATGCAAAAGTAGCTTCTTACGAAATTATTGGTATGGGAGCATTAAAATATTTCATGCTGAAAGTAGATCCAAAAAAGAAAATGCTCTTTAACCCGGCAGAAAGTATTGAATTTAATGGTAATACAGGCCCATTCATTCAGTATACCTATGCACGTACGCAGTCTTTACTGGCAAAAGCAGATTATCAGTATAAAGAAATTTCAGAGGTTGATTTGAATGCATTTGAAAAGGAATTGATTATGTTGCTGGCCAACTATAAAACAATTGTAGAAAGAGCAGCGGAAGTATTGAGTCCGGCTTTAGTAGCCAATTATGTGTATGATTTAGCTAAATCTTATAATTCATTCTACCAAAGTAATATCATCCTAAAACTGGAAGATGAGAATTTGAAACAGTTCCGTCTAAACCTATCAGACCTGACCGCCAAGACGATTAAAAAATCCTTAGCGTTACTGGGTATAAAAACGGTAAACAGAATGTAA